The Buchnera aphidicola (Muscaphis stroyani) DNA window TAAAAAATATAAGATAGAATAATTTTTTATTTTTAAAAATATAATTAAATAAAAAGTATTTAGTTTATAAATATTAAAATTTGGTTATTTGTAAAATTGTTATTAACTTTTTTTAATTATTATTAATATTAAATTTATCACGGTAGTATTTAATCACATTAATTTCTTTTTTGAAACGAATATTTTAAATGTTTTTATAAATATAATGATTATATTATTTTTTTTTGAAGAATTTTTCTGTTTTTAAACAGTAATTTTATGTTGTTTAACATAAATTTTTTTTATCTGTTATAATATATAAAATTAAAATTCTTTTTTTTTAAAGATCATATAAATCATTAAGATAATGCCTATGTATCATCCTATTTTTCTTTTTGTTAGCTTACGATATTTATGGAATTTTCAAGCTCTTAAATTTAAAAAAATTGTGATTTTTTTATCAATTATAGGAATTTCTATTAGTACATGTCTAATGATTGTCATTAATTCTATAATGAATGGTTTTCAACACCATTTTGAAAAAAATATTTTATCTTTCATTCCTCATGTAATCATTACTAATCAAAAAAATAATATTAGTGAATCAAAATTTCCTAAAGAAATTTTAAAAATAAGAAACATTAAAAAAATTTCAAGTTTTATTAGAGAAGAAGCAATTGTAAAAAGCCTTAAAGAAATAACTATTGGAGAAGTTATTGGAATTGATACAAGTAATTACACTGATGTCAGTGATTATAATATAAAAAATATTTTATTTAAACTTCGATCAGAAAAAAACTATGCAATTATAGGTAAAGCATTATCTAAACAACTACATGTAAATATTGGTGACAAAATTAATTTAGTTGTACCTTATAACATGACATCAAATTTTTTAAGACAATTTTCTAGAAAGTTTCATTTTGAAATAAAAGATATTTTTGTAACTCATAACGATGTAGATTATTACCAAATATTCATAAACAAAAAAAAAGCTACAAAATTATTTCACTATAAAAAAAATTATATTACTGGTTGGAGATTATGGTTAAAAAATCCTTTATCTTTAAATGTTCAAGAAATTAAAAAACTAAGTAATCACTTAAGGGTAATAGATTGGAGAGAAAAAAAAGGAGAACTATTTTTAGTGATTCAAATTGAAAAATATATCATGCTTTTTTTATGTATTTTAATTTTTTTAGTATCTAGTTTAAATATTATTATTACAGTTACTACCTACTGCATAGAAAAACAAAAAACAATTTTAATCTTAAAATCTCAAGGTCTTTCCAGCTGGAAAACAATTTTAATATTTGTTACAATAGGATTTTTGATTTCTTTAATTGGAAATTTTTTAGGAACAATGACAAGTATCATATTAATTAAACAAAAATTTTTTTTAAAATATTGTATGAATATACTGTTTAGTGATATAAATGTTCCCATTATAATACAACCATTAGACGTTCTTTTTATTAATTCGATTTCTATACTGTTAACTATTTCCTCGATTCTATATGTAGTCTTAAAAACTGTTCAATCGACGCCAAATAATATTTTATTACATGAACAATAGTTTTAAATTACAGTGCATTAATTTAACTAAATCTTATAAAGATGGAGATTTAGTACGATATATATTAAACAATATATCTTTTAAATTAAATAAAGGAGATTTAGTCGCAATAACTGGTGTTTCTGGTTCTGGAAAAAGCACTTTTTTAAATTTACTTGGGGGGTTAGATAAACCTACTTCTGGAGATGTTTTGTTTGAAAATAAGTTATTTAGAGAAATGTCTTCTAATGAAATGGCAAAGTTTAGAAATCTATCAGTAGGATTTATTCATCAATTTCATCATTTACTTTTAGATTTCAACGTCATTGAAAATGTTGCTATGCCAATGCTAATAGGAAAAAAAAATATAAAATATGCCAAAGATAAATCGTACGAAATTTTAAAAAAAGTTAAATTAGAAAAAAAATATAAAAAATATCCATCACAGTTGTCAGGAGGAGAAAGGCAACGTGTTGCTATTGCTCGAGCGCTGATTAATAATCCATCTATAGTACTTGCAGATGAACCAACTGGATACTTAGACAAATATCATTCAGATATTATTTTAAATTTAATATGTCAATTAAATAACGATCTTAAAACTTCTTTTATAATTGTAACACATGATTTTTCTTTAATAAAAAAAATTCCTATTTTATTAGAAATAAAAAATAGTCAATTATTTTTAATGTAATTTTTAATTAAAATAAAAAAATATGCAATGAACTTTTTATCCTGCTTTATCGCTAAACGATTGCATGTTATTAAAAACAAACATTCTGAGATTTCATTTATTTATATCTTATCCAACATTGGAATGTCTATTAGTGTGTTTGCATTAATCATGAGTTTTAGCGCTTTAAATGGTTTTCAAGAATTAATTAACGAAAAAATTTTATCAAACTTACCACATGGCATTGTAAAATTAACTTCAAAACCTACTTTCCAGTGGTCAAAAAAAATCAAAAAATTAAAATCTTTAAACGGAATTAAGCATGTAGAACCGTATATTTTAATAAATGGATTGTTAGAAAATAAAAATAAAATAAAAATTGTACAAATAAAAAGTTTTAGCAGTATAAAATACTTAAAAAAATATTTTTTTAATAAAAAAAAAATAAACAATTTTTTAAAATCTAATATTTTCAATATAAATTCAATACTTCTTTCTTCTGATTTAGCGGAATATTTTTCCATTAAAGAAGGTGAGACAATTAATTTGTTTTTTTTAAATCATACCAAAAACTTTGATTTATTTAGTTTGGAAAATATTTGTTTTAAAGTCCAATCCATATTTGATTCTAGTGGAGTCATAAATTCAAATATAGGTTTTGTCTACATTAAAAATTTCCAAAAATTATTTCATAAACACGATATTACTGAAATTGAATTTCAAATATCGAATCCATTTGAAGCAAATAAAATAATTCTTAATGCAGTCAAACAAATAAATACTAGAGCTTTAATATATACTTGGATGAATAGTTATAAAAATATATATCATGATATAAATATGATTAAAAAAATAGTATATATTTCAGTTTTTTTAATAGTGATTATTTCATGTTTTAGTATCTCTTCTTTTTCTTTAATGTCTATATCTAAAAAAACAAGAGAAATTGCTATACTAAGAAGCATAGGTGCAAATAATCTTTTAATTCGACTAATTTTTTTGTATCATGGATTGCGTCTTATCATAATAGGAAATTTAATAGGAATATCTACCAGCACGGTTATAATTTTAAATTTCGTAAAAATAAAAGATTTTTTAGTAATTAACTTGAACTATAAAATATTTTTAGATAATTCATATTTTATAAATTTTTTCTTATTAAAAATAAATTATATAGATGTTATCCAAACTTTTGCACTGACTCTTATTATAGGAATTTTAACAAACTTATATCCATTATACTCTGCTTCAAATATTAATCCAATCGAGATATTGAAAGAATATTGATATTGAAAAATAATTTAAATAAAACATATAAATTTAAAAATCATTATGTATAATTTTGTAAATTCACTGTATTTTTTGAAATGGTAAAAATATGATTATTAAAGTAGGTATTAATGGATTTGGACGAATCGGACGTGTATTATTTCGACTTGCTCAAAAACGTCAAGATATTGAAATCGTAGCAATTAATGATTTATTAAGTACTGAGTATATAGCTTACATGCTAAAATATGATTCAACGCATGGAGTCTTTAAAAAAAATATAATAATTAAAAAAAATCATCTCATTATAGATAGTAAAAAAATTAGAATTACTTCTATTAAAGATCCTGAAAAATTAATGTGGAAAGATTTATCAATTGACGTTGTAATTGAATCAACTGGTCTATTTTTAACAAGAGAAACGGCTTATAAACATATTGTATCAGGGGCTAAAAAAGTAGTTATTACAGGTCCTTCAAAAGATGATATTCCAATGTTTGTTCGAGGAGTTAACTTTGATAAGTACAAAGGAGAAGATATCGTATCTAATGCATCTTGCACTACTAACTGTTTAGCTCCTTTATCAAAAGTAATAGATGCTAAATTTGAAATTATTGAAGGATTAATGACTACAGTTCATGCAAGCACAGCTACTCAAAAAATTGTTGATGGAGCATCTTACAAAGACTGGAGAGGCGGAAGAGGAGCTCTTCAAAATATCATTCCATCTTCTACTGGAGCTGCAATTGCTGTAGGTAAAGTTTTACCTAGATTAAACGGAAAATTAACAGGAATAGCATTTCGAGTTCCAACGTCAAATATATCTGTTGTTGATTTGACTATTCGTTATAAAAAATCAGCATCATACAATGAAATATGTCAAGTTATCAAAAAAGCTTCCGAAGAAGAAATGAAAGGAATTTTAGGATATACAGAAGATGAAGTTGTATCAACGGATTTTAATGGTGAAGAATTAACTTCTATATTCGATTCTAAAGCAGGTTTATCTTTAAATAAAAATTTTGCAAAACTTGTTTCTTGGTATGATAATGAAACAGGTTATTCAAGTAAAGTTCTTGACTTAGTTACTTTAATAGCACCAAAAAATATACATACTAAATAAAAACGTATTTATGACGTTAATAAATGATTGAATAAAGCAGTATTAATTACAAACTTAATACTGCTTTTATACATTTTATTTGATGTAAGATAATATCTTCAAATTAATTCAAAAAAAATAATACTATTTCTTTACTACATCTACTTAAAGAAAAATAATATATTTTTAACATTATTAAAAATTATTGAAATATATCCTTTATTGAATTTATTTTCATTTCGACAAGAAATTAAATATGTGAATAAAAAAGAATAATTTATGAGTTTTCTAGTATATTCAAATTAAATGAATCAAAAAATATAGTTATAGAAGTAATATAAATTAAATAAATTACTATACAAAAAAACTTTTAAATTAATAATATTTAGATTCGAAATGCTGATTTCTATTTTAATAATAAAAAATAAAAAACTATTCTAATTTAAAACAAAAAATTCATATAAAATCCAAATATTTTTTCCTATAAAAAATATGTGAAACATTTAATTTGGCAGATGTTTGAATGATTAATTCCAGATATATTCTTTAACAAATTAAAATTACTTGACTTAAATATTATGTTGTTAATTAATTTAATTCAGTATATAAATACAAAATTTAATATAAAACATTTTAATAAAAATGTTATGCATTTTAATTATTTTTTTGAAAAACCCGATTTTTAATTAAAATAAGGAAGTATTTCTTCAATCCATTTTTTTACTCTACTTTCAGTTTTTTCTGATTGTCTATCTTCATCTAACGCTAATCCTAAAAAATATGATTTATTAAATAATGCTTTAGAAGAATCAAAATGGTATCCCTTTGTTGGCCATTTTCCGATTATAGTTGCTTTATTTTTTTTAACAATATTATAAACTTCTCTCATAGCGTCACAGAAATATTCACTGTAATCTTCCTGATCACCACATCCAAAAAATGCTACTTTTTTGTTTAAAAAATCTATTTTTTTAAGAGTTGGAAGAAAGTCATCCCAGTCGCATTGAACTTCTCCGTAATACCAAGTAGGAATTCCAAATATCAAAAATTTAAAATTTTCAATATCTTTTTGAGAAGAAGAAGCGATATCATATAAACACGATTTTTTTTCTCCAATATATTTGTTTATTAATTTTGCTATTTTTTCCGTGTTTCCAGTATCGCTTCCAAAAAAAACTCCTATTTTATTCATGTAAATTACCCATATAAAATCCACTATATGTGACAGATATAAAATTTTTATTAAAATATAAAAAAATTAAATAAATTAATAAATGTTAAAAATCTTATTTGATGTTACATAAAAATATTTTTTTAAACCAATTATAAAATGATATATTAAAATAGGTTATATAAAACTTATAAAATAAATTGTATAAAATTTTTGTTGATTAAAATTTAAAATTAAACTTTCAAAAAATTAGTATTTTTTAAGAATTATTACTATTAAAAAATACGATTTGTTTTTTAAATAATTTAATTTCTTTTAAATATATAAAAATAAAAATTTTATTTTAAATATTTTTATACATTAAAATAATCTATTACACTTAAAGAACGAGAAATATAAAATTTATGAAAAAAAATTTAGTTTGG harbors:
- the lolD gene encoding lipoprotein-releasing ABC transporter ATP-binding protein LolD, with product MNNSFKLQCINLTKSYKDGDLVRYILNNISFKLNKGDLVAITGVSGSGKSTFLNLLGGLDKPTSGDVLFENKLFREMSSNEMAKFRNLSVGFIHQFHHLLLDFNVIENVAMPMLIGKKNIKYAKDKSYEILKKVKLEKKYKKYPSQLSGGERQRVAIARALINNPSIVLADEPTGYLDKYHSDIILNLICQLNNDLKTSFIIVTHDFSLIKKIPILLEIKNSQLFLM
- a CDS encoding ABC transporter permease codes for the protein MYHPIFLFVSLRYLWNFQALKFKKIVIFLSIIGISISTCLMIVINSIMNGFQHHFEKNILSFIPHVIITNQKNNISESKFPKEILKIRNIKKISSFIREEAIVKSLKEITIGEVIGIDTSNYTDVSDYNIKNILFKLRSEKNYAIIGKALSKQLHVNIGDKINLVVPYNMTSNFLRQFSRKFHFEIKDIFVTHNDVDYYQIFINKKKATKLFHYKKNYITGWRLWLKNPLSLNVQEIKKLSNHLRVIDWREKKGELFLVIQIEKYIMLFLCILIFLVSSLNIIITVTTYCIEKQKTILILKSQGLSSWKTILIFVTIGFLISLIGNFLGTMTSIILIKQKFFLKYCMNILFSDINVPIIIQPLDVLFINSISILLTISSILYVVLKTVQSTPNNILLHEQ
- the fldA gene encoding flavodoxin FldA: MNKIGVFFGSDTGNTEKIAKLINKYIGEKKSCLYDIASSSQKDIENFKFLIFGIPTWYYGEVQCDWDDFLPTLKKIDFLNKKVAFFGCGDQEDYSEYFCDAMREVYNIVKKNKATIIGKWPTKGYHFDSSKALFNKSYFLGLALDEDRQSEKTESRVKKWIEEILPYFN
- a CDS encoding FtsX-like permease family protein, producing MNFLSCFIAKRLHVIKNKHSEISFIYILSNIGMSISVFALIMSFSALNGFQELINEKILSNLPHGIVKLTSKPTFQWSKKIKKLKSLNGIKHVEPYILINGLLENKNKIKIVQIKSFSSIKYLKKYFFNKKKINNFLKSNIFNINSILLSSDLAEYFSIKEGETINLFFLNHTKNFDLFSLENICFKVQSIFDSSGVINSNIGFVYIKNFQKLFHKHDITEIEFQISNPFEANKIILNAVKQINTRALIYTWMNSYKNIYHDINMIKKIVYISVFLIVIISCFSISSFSLMSISKKTREIAILRSIGANNLLIRLIFLYHGLRLIIIGNLIGISTSTVIILNFVKIKDFLVINLNYKIFLDNSYFINFFLLKINYIDVIQTFALTLIIGILTNLYPLYSASNINPIEILKEY
- the gap gene encoding type I glyceraldehyde-3-phosphate dehydrogenase; this translates as MIIKVGINGFGRIGRVLFRLAQKRQDIEIVAINDLLSTEYIAYMLKYDSTHGVFKKNIIIKKNHLIIDSKKIRITSIKDPEKLMWKDLSIDVVIESTGLFLTRETAYKHIVSGAKKVVITGPSKDDIPMFVRGVNFDKYKGEDIVSNASCTTNCLAPLSKVIDAKFEIIEGLMTTVHASTATQKIVDGASYKDWRGGRGALQNIIPSSTGAAIAVGKVLPRLNGKLTGIAFRVPTSNISVVDLTIRYKKSASYNEICQVIKKASEEEMKGILGYTEDEVVSTDFNGEELTSIFDSKAGLSLNKNFAKLVSWYDNETGYSSKVLDLVTLIAPKNIHTK